One Engystomops pustulosus chromosome 7, aEngPut4.maternal, whole genome shotgun sequence DNA window includes the following coding sequences:
- the USP47 gene encoding ubiquitin carboxyl-terminal hydrolase 47 isoform X3, with protein MVPGEDSPLVPREGMFWTCRQSIFNEMKKKFSQIENAADEPRVLCIVQDTTSCKTINERITLNLPASTSVRQLYDDVASKVGYINGTFSLKWANGEMTELDAPLNQSLVDAGFEAGKKNFLHLTDKNGEQPQLTSDESGTADSSGLEDSTQEKFIGPLPRDGSVGCTSDYVSQNYSYSSLLSKSDTGYVGLVNQAMTCYLNSLIQTLFMTPEFRNALYKWAFEDSEEDPVTSIPYQLQRLFVLLQTSKKRAIETTDVTRSFGWDSSEAWQQHDVQELCRVMFDALEQKWKQTEQADLINQLYQGKLKDYVRCLECGYESWRIDTFLDIPLVIRPYGSSTAFGSVEEALHAFIQPETLDGPNQYFCERCKKKCDARKGLRFLHFPYLLTLQLKRFDFDYTSMHRIKLNDRMTFPEELDMSPFIDVEDEKSPQTESCTDSGAENEGSCHSDQMSNDFCTDDALDEGICLESSSSVDKPNKSLEKNSLYELFSVMVHSGSAAGGHYYACIKSFTDDQWYSFNDQHVSRITPEDIKKTYGGSTGNRGYYSSAFASSTNAYMLMYRLKNPARNAKFLEASDFPEHIKHLVQKEKEQEEEEKRQREIERNTCKLKLFCMHPLKQILMENKLEVHKDKTMKEAVEIAYKIMDLEGVVPLDCCRLVKYDEFHDYLERSYEDEEDRPMGLLLGGVKSSYMFDLLLETKRPDQVFQSYKPGEVMVKVYVVDLKTEAIAPPVSVRAYLSQTIQEFKQLISKSIDLPPEHMRIVLERCYNDLRLLSVPNKTLKAEGFFRSNKVFVESSDSTDHQLQFPDSHLWKLLDRHANTIRLYVSLPEHAPGSRAACPKPCGDSARPDDFCARVKGGNKSVDAILEESTEKLKSLSLQQQEESGNGDSSKSTEGSDFENIDSPLNEADSSGSADNRELENRILPADPENNFASEERSDSDINNDRSTSSVDSDILSSSHSSDTLCNADNAPIPLANGLDSHSITSSRRSKANEGKKETWDTAEEDSGTDSEYDESAKSRGEAQYMYFKAEMNSGADGSGEGQKCLLVNVDKRITLSAFKQQLEPFVGVSSSQFKVFRVYASNQEFESVRLNETLSSFSDDNKITIRLGRALKKGEYRVKVFQLLVNEAEPCKFLLDAVFAKGMSVRQSKEELIPQLREQCGLELSIDRFRLRKKTWKNPGTVFLDYHVYENEISISSNWEVFLEVLEEGEKMKSMSQLSLLTRRWRPSQLKLDPFQEIVLETNSVVELREKICELGEITLENLEFAKGRGTFPCDISILEIHQDLDWNPKVSTLNAWPLYISDDGAVIFYRDRTEDLVELSDEQRNELMKKESSRLQKTGHRVTYSPRKEKALKIYLDAPSNKDSAQD; from the exons GGTATGTTTTGGACTTGCAGACAGAGTATCTTTAATGAGATGAAGAAGAAGTTCTCGCAG ATTGAGAATGCTGCTGATGAACCGCGAGTGCTGTGCATAGTACAAGACACCACCAGCTGCAAAACCATCAATGAGCGCATCACGCTGAACCTCCCCGCCTCCACCTCCGTGCGCCAGCTGTATGACGATGTGGCCAGCAAAGTGGGCTACATCAATGGCACCTTCAGCCTGAAGTGGGCAAATGGGGAGATG ACCGAGCTGGATGCCCCCCTGAACCAGTCATTAGTCGATGCCGGTTTCGAGGCAGGAAAGAAGAATTTCCTTCACCTAACGGATAAGAATGGGGAGCAACCGCAGCTGACGTCG GATGAATCTGGGACCGCAGACAGCAGCGGTCTGGAGGACAGCACCCAAGAAAAGTTCATCGGGCCGCTACCCAGAGATGGGTCAGTGGGTTGCACCAGTGATTATGTCAGCCAGAACTACTCCTATTCCTCACTCCTCAGCAAGTCAGACACCG GTTATGTGGGTTTAGTGAATCAGGCCATGACCTGCTACTTGAACAGTCTCATCCAAACGCTGTTTATGACGCCAGAATTTCGGAACGCTCTTTACAA GTGGGCATTTGAGGACTCCGAAGAAGACCCAGTCACCAGCATCCCTTACCAGCTACAGAGATTATTTGTCTTACTGCAAACTAGTAAAAAGAGGGCAATCGAAACGACAGACGTGACAAGAAGCTTTGGCTGGGACAGTAGTGAAG CATGGCAGCAGCATGACGTCCAGGAGCTGTGCAGGGTTATGTTCGATGCACTGGAGCAGAAGTGGAAGCAGACGGAGCAG GCTGACCTCATCAATCAGCTCTACCAGGGCAAGCTGAAGGACTACGTCCGGTGCCTGGAGTGCGGCTACGAGAGTTGGCGGATTGACACCTTCCTGGATATCCCACTTGTCATCAGGCCTTATGGCTCCAGCACAGCGTTTGGCAGTGTG GAAGAAGCATTGCACGCCTTCATTCAGCCCGAGACACTGGATGGTCCGAACCAGTACTTCTGTGAGCGCTGCAAGAAGAAGTGCGATGCCAGGAAG GGCCTGCGCTTTTTGCACTTTCCTTACCTCCTGACTCTGCAGCTAAAGAGATTTGACTTTGACTACACCAGCATGCATCGCATCAAGCTGAACGACCGCATGACCTTCCCCGAGGAGCTGGACATGAGCCCCTTTATCGATGTTGAAGATGAG AAGTCCCCGCAGACAGAGAGCTGCACGGACAGCGGGGCCGAGAACGAGGGGAGCTGTCACAGCGACCAGATGAGCAATGATTTCTGCACGGATGACGCCCTGGATGAAGGGATTTGTCTCGAAAGCAGCAGCAGCGTTGACAAGCCAAACAAATCTCTAGAGAAG AATTCTCTGTATGAACTGTTTTCTGTGATGGTCCATTCGGGCAGCGCTGCGGGCGGACATTACTACGCCTGTATCAAGTCCTTCACTGACGACCAGTGGTACAGCTTCAATGATCAGCACGTCAGTCGG ATCACTCCAGAGGATATTAAGAAAACCTATGGGGGATCTACAGGGAATCGTGGTTATTACTCCAGTGCCTTCGCTAG TTCCACTAATGCATATATGCTAATGTACCGTCTCAAGAACCCAGCAAGAAATGCAA AGTTCCTTGAGGCCTCAGATTTTCCAGAGCACATAAAGCATCTGGTTCAGAAGGAGaaagaacaggaggaggaggagaagcggcAGCGGGAGATTGAGCGTAATACATGTAAA CTGAAGCTGTTCTGTATGCATCCCCTCAAGCAAATCCTGATGGAGAATAAGCTGGAAGTTCACAAGGACAAGACCATGAAAGAGGCTGTGGAGATCGCCTATAAG ATAATGGATCTGGAGGGTGTTGTTCCGCTGGACTGCTGCCGGTTAGTGAAATACGATGAGTTTCACGATTACCTGGAGCGCtcttatgaggatgaggaagatcGGCCGATGGGGCTGCTGCTCGGAGGCGTCAAGTCCTCCTATATGTTTGATCTCCTGCTGGAAACCAAGCGGCCGGACCAAGTGTTCCAGTCCTATAAACctgggg AGGTGATGGTGAAGGTCTATGTGGTGGACTTGAAGACTGAAGCTATCGCTCCTCCCGTCAGTGTTCGCGCCTATCTCAGTCAAACCATCCAGGAGTTTAAGCAGCTGATCTCTAAG AGCATAGATTTGCCTCCTGAACACATGCGGATCGTTCTGGAAAGATGTTACAATGACCTGCGACTCCTTAGTGTACCCAATAAAACTCTGAAGGCCGAAGGGTTCTTCAGAAGCAATAAG GTATTTGTAGAAAGCTCAGACTCCACCGATCACCAGCTGCAGTTTCCGGATTCTCACCTGTGGAAGCTTCTAGACCGTCACGCCAACACTATCAGACTGTACGTGTCATTACCGGAACACGCACCGGGCAGCCGCGCCGCCTGTCCAAAGCCTTGTGGAGACTCTGCGCGACCGGATGACTTTTGTGCGCGGGTAAAAGGCGGCAACAAATCCGTGGATGCAATCCTGGAGGAAAGCACCGAAAAACTGAAGTCCCTCTcgctccagcagcaggaagagagcGGTAATGGGGACAGCAGTAAGAGCACAGAGGGCAGCGACTTTGAGAACATTGACTCTCCACTAAACGAGGCGGATTCTTCAGGGTCAGCCGACAACAGAGAACTGGAAAACCGGATTCTCCCAGCTGACCCCGAAAACAACTTCGCATCAGAAGAGCGATCGGACTCTGATATTAACAATGACCGGAGCACCAGCTCTGTGGACAGTGATATTCTCAGCTCAAGCCATAGCAGCGACACTCTGTGCAATGCGGACAATGCCCCCATCCCTCTGGCCAACGGCCTCGACTCGCACAGTATAACCAGCAGCCGCAGGTCCAAAGCCAACGAAGGAAAGAAGGAGACGTGGGACACGGCCGAAGAAGACTCCGGGACCGACAGCGAATATGATGAGAGCGCCAAGAGCCGGGGGGAGGCCCAGTACATGTACTTCAAAGCCGAGATGAACTCTGGGGCGGATGGGTCCGGGGAGGGACAAAAAT GTTTATTGGTGAATGTAGATAAGAGGATCACCCTCTCGGCCTTCAAGCAGCAGCTGGAGCCCTTCGTGGGGGTCTCGTCCTCCCAGTTTAAAGTCTTCCGTGTTTATGCCAGCAACCAGGAGTTCGAAAGTGTTCGGCTGAATGAAACCCTCTCCTCCTTTTCTGATGACAACAAG ATCACTATCCGGCTTGGCCGGGCCCTGAAGAAAGGAGAATACAGAGTGAAAGTGTTCCAGCTCCTGGTGAATGAGGCCGAG CCCTGCAAGTTCCTCCTGGACGCAGTGTTCGCCAAAGGGATGAGCGTGCGGCAGTCTAAAGAGGAGCTGATCCCCCAGCTCAGGGAGCAGTGCGGCCTGGAGCTCTCTATAGACAG ATTCCGTCTACGGAAGAAAACCTGGAAGAATCCGGGCACAGTATTCCTAGATTACCACGTGTATGAGAATGAGATTAGTATTTCAAGCAACTGGGAAGTCTTCCTGGAAGTGCTGGAAG AGGGTGAGAAGATGAAGTCCATGTCCCAGCTGTCTCTCCTCACCCGGAGGTGGCGGCCGTCACAGCTCAAGCTGGATCCCTTCCAGGAGATTGTTCTGGAGACTAACAGTGTGGTGGAGCTAAGGGAGAAG ATCTGTGAGCTCGGAGAAATAACGCTGGAGAACTTAGAATTTGCAAAA GGCCGAGGGACGTTCCCCTGCGACATATCCATTCTAGAGATTCACCAGGACTTGGACTGGAACCCGAAAGTATCGACACTGAATGCCTGGCCCCTGTACATCTCGGATGATGGTGCTGTGATATTCTACAG AGACAGGACTGAGGATCTGGTGGAGCTGTCGGACGAGCAGAGGAACGAGCTGATGAAGAAGGAGAGCAGCCGCCTGCAGAAGACGGGACACCGCGTGACTTACTCCCCCCGCAAAGAGAAGGCGCTGAAGATCTACCTGGACGCGCCGTCCAATAAAGACTCCGCACAAGACTGA
- the USP47 gene encoding ubiquitin carboxyl-terminal hydrolase 47 isoform X4 yields MVPGEDSPLVPREIENAADEPRVLCIVQDTTSCKTINERITLNLPASTSVRQLYDDVASKVGYINGTFSLKWANGEMTELDAPLNQSLVDAGFEAGKKNFLHLTDKNGEQPQLTSDESGTADSSGLEDSTQEKFIGPLPRDGSVGCTSDYVSQNYSYSSLLSKSDTGYVGLVNQAMTCYLNSLIQTLFMTPEFRNALYKWAFEDSEEDPVTSIPYQLQRLFVLLQTSKKRAIETTDVTRSFGWDSSEAWQQHDVQELCRVMFDALEQKWKQTEQADLINQLYQGKLKDYVRCLECGYESWRIDTFLDIPLVIRPYGSSTAFGSVEEALHAFIQPETLDGPNQYFCERCKKKCDARKGLRFLHFPYLLTLQLKRFDFDYTSMHRIKLNDRMTFPEELDMSPFIDVEDEKSPQTESCTDSGAENEGSCHSDQMSNDFCTDDALDEGICLESSSSVDKPNKSLEKNSLYELFSVMVHSGSAAGGHYYACIKSFTDDQWYSFNDQHVSRITPEDIKKTYGGSTGNRGYYSSAFASSTNAYMLMYRLKNPARNAKFLEASDFPEHIKHLVQKEKEQEEEEKRQREIERNTCKLKLFCMHPLKQILMENKLEVHKDKTMKEAVEIAYKIMDLEGVVPLDCCRLVKYDEFHDYLERSYEDEEDRPMGLLLGGVKSSYMFDLLLETKRPDQVFQSYKPGEVMVKVYVVDLKTEAIAPPVSVRAYLSQTIQEFKQLISKSIDLPPEHMRIVLERCYNDLRLLSVPNKTLKAEGFFRSNKVFVESSDSTDHQLQFPDSHLWKLLDRHANTIRLYVSLPEHAPGSRAACPKPCGDSARPDDFCARVKGGNKSVDAILEESTEKLKSLSLQQQEESGNGDSSKSTEGSDFENIDSPLNEADSSGSADNRELENRILPADPENNFASEERSDSDINNDRSTSSVDSDILSSSHSSDTLCNADNAPIPLANGLDSHSITSSRRSKANEGKKETWDTAEEDSGTDSEYDESAKSRGEAQYMYFKAEMNSGADGSGEGQKCLLVNVDKRITLSAFKQQLEPFVGVSSSQFKVFRVYASNQEFESVRLNETLSSFSDDNKITIRLGRALKKGEYRVKVFQLLVNEAEPCKFLLDAVFAKGMSVRQSKEELIPQLREQCGLELSIDRFRLRKKTWKNPGTVFLDYHVYENEISISSNWEVFLEVLEEGEKMKSMSQLSLLTRRWRPSQLKLDPFQEIVLETNSVVELREKICELGEITLENLEFAKGRGTFPCDISILEIHQDLDWNPKVSTLNAWPLYISDDGAVIFYRDRTEDLVELSDEQRNELMKKESSRLQKTGHRVTYSPRKEKALKIYLDAPSNKDSAQD; encoded by the exons ATTGAGAATGCTGCTGATGAACCGCGAGTGCTGTGCATAGTACAAGACACCACCAGCTGCAAAACCATCAATGAGCGCATCACGCTGAACCTCCCCGCCTCCACCTCCGTGCGCCAGCTGTATGACGATGTGGCCAGCAAAGTGGGCTACATCAATGGCACCTTCAGCCTGAAGTGGGCAAATGGGGAGATG ACCGAGCTGGATGCCCCCCTGAACCAGTCATTAGTCGATGCCGGTTTCGAGGCAGGAAAGAAGAATTTCCTTCACCTAACGGATAAGAATGGGGAGCAACCGCAGCTGACGTCG GATGAATCTGGGACCGCAGACAGCAGCGGTCTGGAGGACAGCACCCAAGAAAAGTTCATCGGGCCGCTACCCAGAGATGGGTCAGTGGGTTGCACCAGTGATTATGTCAGCCAGAACTACTCCTATTCCTCACTCCTCAGCAAGTCAGACACCG GTTATGTGGGTTTAGTGAATCAGGCCATGACCTGCTACTTGAACAGTCTCATCCAAACGCTGTTTATGACGCCAGAATTTCGGAACGCTCTTTACAA GTGGGCATTTGAGGACTCCGAAGAAGACCCAGTCACCAGCATCCCTTACCAGCTACAGAGATTATTTGTCTTACTGCAAACTAGTAAAAAGAGGGCAATCGAAACGACAGACGTGACAAGAAGCTTTGGCTGGGACAGTAGTGAAG CATGGCAGCAGCATGACGTCCAGGAGCTGTGCAGGGTTATGTTCGATGCACTGGAGCAGAAGTGGAAGCAGACGGAGCAG GCTGACCTCATCAATCAGCTCTACCAGGGCAAGCTGAAGGACTACGTCCGGTGCCTGGAGTGCGGCTACGAGAGTTGGCGGATTGACACCTTCCTGGATATCCCACTTGTCATCAGGCCTTATGGCTCCAGCACAGCGTTTGGCAGTGTG GAAGAAGCATTGCACGCCTTCATTCAGCCCGAGACACTGGATGGTCCGAACCAGTACTTCTGTGAGCGCTGCAAGAAGAAGTGCGATGCCAGGAAG GGCCTGCGCTTTTTGCACTTTCCTTACCTCCTGACTCTGCAGCTAAAGAGATTTGACTTTGACTACACCAGCATGCATCGCATCAAGCTGAACGACCGCATGACCTTCCCCGAGGAGCTGGACATGAGCCCCTTTATCGATGTTGAAGATGAG AAGTCCCCGCAGACAGAGAGCTGCACGGACAGCGGGGCCGAGAACGAGGGGAGCTGTCACAGCGACCAGATGAGCAATGATTTCTGCACGGATGACGCCCTGGATGAAGGGATTTGTCTCGAAAGCAGCAGCAGCGTTGACAAGCCAAACAAATCTCTAGAGAAG AATTCTCTGTATGAACTGTTTTCTGTGATGGTCCATTCGGGCAGCGCTGCGGGCGGACATTACTACGCCTGTATCAAGTCCTTCACTGACGACCAGTGGTACAGCTTCAATGATCAGCACGTCAGTCGG ATCACTCCAGAGGATATTAAGAAAACCTATGGGGGATCTACAGGGAATCGTGGTTATTACTCCAGTGCCTTCGCTAG TTCCACTAATGCATATATGCTAATGTACCGTCTCAAGAACCCAGCAAGAAATGCAA AGTTCCTTGAGGCCTCAGATTTTCCAGAGCACATAAAGCATCTGGTTCAGAAGGAGaaagaacaggaggaggaggagaagcggcAGCGGGAGATTGAGCGTAATACATGTAAA CTGAAGCTGTTCTGTATGCATCCCCTCAAGCAAATCCTGATGGAGAATAAGCTGGAAGTTCACAAGGACAAGACCATGAAAGAGGCTGTGGAGATCGCCTATAAG ATAATGGATCTGGAGGGTGTTGTTCCGCTGGACTGCTGCCGGTTAGTGAAATACGATGAGTTTCACGATTACCTGGAGCGCtcttatgaggatgaggaagatcGGCCGATGGGGCTGCTGCTCGGAGGCGTCAAGTCCTCCTATATGTTTGATCTCCTGCTGGAAACCAAGCGGCCGGACCAAGTGTTCCAGTCCTATAAACctgggg AGGTGATGGTGAAGGTCTATGTGGTGGACTTGAAGACTGAAGCTATCGCTCCTCCCGTCAGTGTTCGCGCCTATCTCAGTCAAACCATCCAGGAGTTTAAGCAGCTGATCTCTAAG AGCATAGATTTGCCTCCTGAACACATGCGGATCGTTCTGGAAAGATGTTACAATGACCTGCGACTCCTTAGTGTACCCAATAAAACTCTGAAGGCCGAAGGGTTCTTCAGAAGCAATAAG GTATTTGTAGAAAGCTCAGACTCCACCGATCACCAGCTGCAGTTTCCGGATTCTCACCTGTGGAAGCTTCTAGACCGTCACGCCAACACTATCAGACTGTACGTGTCATTACCGGAACACGCACCGGGCAGCCGCGCCGCCTGTCCAAAGCCTTGTGGAGACTCTGCGCGACCGGATGACTTTTGTGCGCGGGTAAAAGGCGGCAACAAATCCGTGGATGCAATCCTGGAGGAAAGCACCGAAAAACTGAAGTCCCTCTcgctccagcagcaggaagagagcGGTAATGGGGACAGCAGTAAGAGCACAGAGGGCAGCGACTTTGAGAACATTGACTCTCCACTAAACGAGGCGGATTCTTCAGGGTCAGCCGACAACAGAGAACTGGAAAACCGGATTCTCCCAGCTGACCCCGAAAACAACTTCGCATCAGAAGAGCGATCGGACTCTGATATTAACAATGACCGGAGCACCAGCTCTGTGGACAGTGATATTCTCAGCTCAAGCCATAGCAGCGACACTCTGTGCAATGCGGACAATGCCCCCATCCCTCTGGCCAACGGCCTCGACTCGCACAGTATAACCAGCAGCCGCAGGTCCAAAGCCAACGAAGGAAAGAAGGAGACGTGGGACACGGCCGAAGAAGACTCCGGGACCGACAGCGAATATGATGAGAGCGCCAAGAGCCGGGGGGAGGCCCAGTACATGTACTTCAAAGCCGAGATGAACTCTGGGGCGGATGGGTCCGGGGAGGGACAAAAAT GTTTATTGGTGAATGTAGATAAGAGGATCACCCTCTCGGCCTTCAAGCAGCAGCTGGAGCCCTTCGTGGGGGTCTCGTCCTCCCAGTTTAAAGTCTTCCGTGTTTATGCCAGCAACCAGGAGTTCGAAAGTGTTCGGCTGAATGAAACCCTCTCCTCCTTTTCTGATGACAACAAG ATCACTATCCGGCTTGGCCGGGCCCTGAAGAAAGGAGAATACAGAGTGAAAGTGTTCCAGCTCCTGGTGAATGAGGCCGAG CCCTGCAAGTTCCTCCTGGACGCAGTGTTCGCCAAAGGGATGAGCGTGCGGCAGTCTAAAGAGGAGCTGATCCCCCAGCTCAGGGAGCAGTGCGGCCTGGAGCTCTCTATAGACAG ATTCCGTCTACGGAAGAAAACCTGGAAGAATCCGGGCACAGTATTCCTAGATTACCACGTGTATGAGAATGAGATTAGTATTTCAAGCAACTGGGAAGTCTTCCTGGAAGTGCTGGAAG AGGGTGAGAAGATGAAGTCCATGTCCCAGCTGTCTCTCCTCACCCGGAGGTGGCGGCCGTCACAGCTCAAGCTGGATCCCTTCCAGGAGATTGTTCTGGAGACTAACAGTGTGGTGGAGCTAAGGGAGAAG ATCTGTGAGCTCGGAGAAATAACGCTGGAGAACTTAGAATTTGCAAAA GGCCGAGGGACGTTCCCCTGCGACATATCCATTCTAGAGATTCACCAGGACTTGGACTGGAACCCGAAAGTATCGACACTGAATGCCTGGCCCCTGTACATCTCGGATGATGGTGCTGTGATATTCTACAG AGACAGGACTGAGGATCTGGTGGAGCTGTCGGACGAGCAGAGGAACGAGCTGATGAAGAAGGAGAGCAGCCGCCTGCAGAAGACGGGACACCGCGTGACTTACTCCCCCCGCAAAGAGAAGGCGCTGAAGATCTACCTGGACGCGCCGTCCAATAAAGACTCCGCACAAGACTGA